The DNA sequence TCGGTCCACGATTTCGCGTGGACCGCCGATCCCCGCTTCGACGTGGAGACCGAGCCGTTTCACGAGGCCGGCCTTCCCGACGTCGCGATCACGCTGCTGTCGCAGCCCGAGCACGCGGCCCTCGCGCCGCGGTACTTCGCGGCGGCGAAGAAGGCGATCTCCGTGTTCGGAAAGCGGTATGGTCCCTACCCCTACGGGATCCTCACGATGGTCGATCCGCCCGCCAACGCGCGCGAGGCGTGGGGGATGGAATATCCGACGTTCATCGCCTGCGGAGCGTCGGCGTACACGCCGAAGAGCGCCTGGCAACGGTATGAGGCGCTGGAGCCGACGGTCGCGCACGAGTACGCCCACCAGTACTTCTACGGAATGCTCGCCTCCAACGAGTTCGAGGAGGCGTGGCTGGACGAGGGGTTCGCTCGCTATTCCGAGGTGCGGTTCATGGCCGAGACCGAAGGGGACGCCCATCCCCTCGTCTCCCTCTTCGGGTTCCCGATCCTCCTGCGGTCGGTGGCGCTCCATCCCCCGCTCGACACCCAGCTCCGCACGTTCGACGCGGTGTCGCGCGACCCGCTGACGGCCTCCTGGAAGTTCGAGGGACACGCCAGCTACGGGCTCGTCTACGGGAAGACCGCGCTGGCTCTTTCGACGCTCGAGCGCCAGGTCGGGCGGCCGGTGATGGACCGCCTTTTCCGCGCCTACGTCGACGCGTACCGGTTCCGGCATCCCACGACCGAGGACTTCCTCGGGGTCGTCGACCGCGTCGCCGGCGCCGGCTGGTCCTCCCTTCTCCGGCGCGAGCTCTTCACGTCGGGAACCGTCGACTACGCGGTCGCGAGCGCGGAGAGCCGTCCCGCCGACCCGCCGGCGGGATGGATCGAGACGGAAGGGCGGTCCTCCGAGGTCGTGCCGGCGCCGGCGCGCCGCCCCCGCCGCTTCGAGACGAACGTCGTCGTCCAACGGCGCGGCGACGTCGCGCTGCCCGTCGAGATCCGGCTCGAATTCGAGAAGGGGAAGGCGTACGAGACCGTGTGGAACGGCGAGGCGCGATGGATCCGGCTGCACGTCGATTCCGGGCCGAAGCTCCTCCGCGCGCTCGTGGACCCCCGCGAGAAGATCCTCCTCGACGCGGACCGGAACAACAACGGATGGGTGGTGCGCGGCGACGCCGCGGCGGCGAATCTCTGGACGGCCCGCGCGTTCTTCTGGACCGAGAACCTCCTGGATCTCTTCATGGAGCTCTGGTGAGCGATTTCGGCCGCGGCCTCATGATCTCGATCCGCCGGCCCCACTTCGCGATCGCGGTATGGCTGGTCCAGGGCGCCCTTGCGGCGGTGCTCGCGCTGCCGATCTCGAACTTCCTGCACGCCGAGCTCAACCACTCCCCGGCCGCCTCGTCGATGATCGTCGCGCCGAACGCGCTCTGGTGGAACACCGCGCGCCGCGAGCATCCCGACCTCCTCGGGACGCTGCCCGAGAGCGCGCTCGCGCTCTTTTCCGCCGCGGGGACGCGCGGGTTCTCGGCGTTCGACGGCGCGGCCGGGGTCGGCGCCGCCTTCCTCGGCGCGGGGCTTCTGGCGATCGTGCTGCACGCCTTCCTCCTCGGGGGGATCTTCGGAAGCCTCGCCAACCGCGGCACGGACCTCACCGTTTTCGCCCGCGAGGGGGCGCGCCGCCTCCCCGCCTTCCTGATCGTCACCCTCGGCGCGGCCGCGCTCGTGGCGGCGGTCTATCACTACGTGTTCTGGGCGTCGGGCCAGGCGCTCGCCGGCTTCACCGGAAACCTCGCGACCGAGCAGGGGCAGCGCTTCGTGGCGCTCGGCCGGCTCGCGGCGCTGGTCGTCCTCGTCACGTTCGTGAAGGTGGCGGCCGACGCGATCCGCGTCGCCCTCGTCGAGCGTCCCGACCTCCCGCCGGTGACGCGCTACCTCGTCGGCGTCGGCTCCGCGCTCGGCCGGCTCGTCCCGATCCTCGCCACACTGGTCCTCTGGGCCGGATCGACCGGGGTCCTGTACTTCCTCTGGTCGCGCCTGAACGTGAGCTCGGCGGCGACGACGACGGGGGGGGTGGTCCTTCTCGTCGCGGCCCAGCAGGTCTTCGTCTTCCTCCGGGCGGTGCTGAAGGTCGGCTACTACGCCGCGATCCGGGAGACCATCCTCCGGCGCGCGGAACCGGCCGCGGTTGCCGCCGAGACCGCCCCGTGAAGACCATCCTGATCGCCGACGACCTTCCGGCGCATCTCGACCTCCTCGAGGTGATCCTCCAGCGCGCCGATTGCCGGCTCGTGCGCGCCGAGGACGGGATCGCGGCGCTCCGCCTCGCCCGCGAGGAGAAGCCGGACCTGGTCTACCTCGATATCGAGATGCCCGGGATGAACGGCGGCGAGGTCTGCCGGCTGCTCAAGGCCGATCCGGAGCGCCGCCGCGTCCCGGTCGTGCTCGTCTCGTCGCACGGGCGCCGGGAATTCGCGATGAAGTGCGGCGCCGACCAGTTCCTGGGCAAGCCCGTCGACGAGCCCACGCTTCTCGGCACGCTCGAGGCCTTTCTTCGCCTCCAGGCGCGCGGCGAGAAGCGGCTTTCCGTCGAATGGCCGGTCACCTTCTGGCGGGAGGGGTCCTCCCATTCGGGCCGCATGCTCGACGTCTCCCGAACGGGATTCTTCGTCGAGTGCCGGCGCCCGCAGTCGATCGGCTCGCGCCTGGCGATCGCCTTCCCGCTCCCCGAGCCGGACGCGGGCGAGGAGCGGATGTTCGTCGGCGAGGCGATCGTGGTTCGCTGGGAGGCGGCCCCGCGGTCGGGGATGGGATGCCGGTTCTTCCGCACGACGCTCGCCGGGCGAACGGCGCTCGAGCGCCATCTGGCCGCCGGCGAGTGAGCCTCGCCGCGGATCAGGCCGCGGGCTCGGTCTCGAGCGAGACGAGCTCGACCCCGGCCTGTTTCGCCACCTCGAGCGAGCGCTGGTCCCGGTAGAACTCCCCGTAGTAGATCCGCCGGATCCCCGACGTCGCGAGCAGCTTGAAGCAGGGCCAGCAAGGGGACGCCGTCGTGTAGAGCTCGCCTCCCGCGATCGCGACGCCGTTCTTCGCCGCCTGCAGGACCGCGTTCGCCTCGGCGTGCACCGTCGCCACGCAGTGCCCGTCCTCCATCATGCAGCCGACGTCCTCGCAATGCGGAAGCCCGGGAAGCGAGCCGTTGTAGCCGGTCGAGAGGATCGTCTTGTCCCGCACGATCACCGCGCCGACGTGCTTGCGCGGGCAGGTCGAGCGCGTCGCCGCCTGGCGGGCGATGTTCATGAAATAGGTGTGCCAGTCGACTCGCGTGGTCATCCGGATCTCTCGGTTATGATCCATCATATGTCGGATCGCCGCGTCGTCGTCACCGGCCTGGGCGCCGTGACTTCCCTCGGCGGGAGCGTCGCGTCGACGTGGCGGGGCCTCCTCGCGGGGGAATGCGGGATCCGCCGGCTGACCCTCTTCGACCCGGCCGCGTACCGCACGCAGACCGCCGCCCAGATCGACGAGATCGCCGACGACTTCATCGACCCGTCGCGCCGGCGCCGCATGTCGCGCGCGGACCGCATCGGAATCGTCGCCGCGCGCGAAGCGATCGAGAGCTCCGGTCTCGACCTCGGCCGCGAGGACCCGTCGCGGATCGGGGTCATCCTCGGGGGCGGCGTCTCCGGCCTCATGGACTCGGAGGCGAACTTCGAGCGGATGCTGTCGGGAAAGATCGCGCGGCCGAGCCGGTTCCTGAACCACCAACCCGACGCGATCACCGACCGTCTCTCGGAGTTCTTCGGTCTGCGCGGGATCAAGTCGACGATCACGACCGCCTGCTCCTCCTCCGCCGTCTCGATGGGCTATGCCTTCGACGCGATCCGGCAGGGGCTCGCGGACGTCGTCCTGACCGGCGGTTCCGACGTCCTCGCCCGCCTCACGTACGGCGGTTTCAACTCGCTCCGGTCGGTGGACCCGGACCCGTGCCGCCCCTTCGACCGGAACCGCAAGGGGCTTTCGATCGGCGAGGCCGCCGGGATCCTCGTCTTCGAGGAGGCCGGACGAGCGCGCCGGCGGGGAGCGCCGATCCTCGCGGAGTTCCGGGGATACGGCGCCACGTCGGACGCGTACCACATGACCGCGCCGGAGCCCTCCGGACGGGCCGGGGCGCGGACGATCGCGGCCGCGCTCGCCTCCGCGCGCCTGAACGCGGAGGACGTCGACTACGTGAACGCCCACGGGACGGCGACGCCGGCCAACGACTCGGCCGAGACGAACGCGATGAAGGCGGCGCTCGGCGACCGCGCCCGGACGATCCCCGTCTCCTCGACGAAGTCGATGATCGGGCACGCGCTCTGCGCCGCCGGCGGGATCGAGGGCGTGATCTCGGTGCTCGCTCTGCGCGATCAGGTCGCTCCGCCGACGATCCACCTCGAGGACCCGGACCCGGCCTGCGACCTCGACTTCGTCACCGAGGGCGCGCGGCCCGTCGCGATCGGCGCGGTCCTCTCGAGCTCGTTCGCGTTCGGCGGCAACAGCGCGGTCGTCGCCTTCTCGGCGTTCGAGCCCGGTCGCGCCGCTTGACCGCCGTCGTCACCGGAACCGGCGCCGTTTCGGCCCTCGGCCGGGACACGCCCACGTTCCTGCGGCGGCTCCGCGCGGGCGAGTCGGCGGTGCGCCCGATGACCGACGAGGAGCGGGGCGCCGGCCAGGCGGGATTCGTCGCACGGATCGACGCCTGGACCGCGCAGCCGGAGATCGCCGCCATGAAGGCGCGGCGGCTCGACCGAGGCTCGCAGTACGCCGTCGTGGCGAGCCTCGAGGCGGCGCGGCAGAGCGGCTTCCCGCTGGCGGAGCGCCCGGACCGCGCCGGCATCGCTCTCGGGACCGGTTCGGCGGGTTCGGGGGCGCTCACGGAGTTCATCCGCGTGCTCCTGACGGAGTCGCCGGAAGCGGCGCCGCCGTTCCATTTTCCGAACACGATCGCCAACGCTCCCGCCTCCCAGGTCTCGCTCGAGCTGAAGTTCCTCGGCCCGAACGTCACGATCACCCAGAAGGACCCGTCGGCGCTCAACGCCGCGATCTACGCGGCCGGCTGCATCGAGGACGGCCGCGCGGAAGCGATGATCGCCGGCGGCGTCGACGAGTGGAACGCGTGGTATTCCTCGGCGATGGACCAGATGCACGCGCTGCGCGGCCCCCGGTTTCCAGCGGGGATCGCACAGGGAGAAGGGTGTTTCGTCCTCTTCCTCGAGAGCGAGGATGTCGCGCGGGCCCGCGGGGCGCGCGTCCTCGCCCGCTTCACCGGCTACGCGTTCGCCGGATCCCCGTGCGCGCCGTATGCGTACGCGGAGGACGAGGGTGCGGCGGAGTCGGCGATGCGCGGCGCGCTCGATCGCGCCGGCGCGCGCGCGGCCGCGGTCGACCTCGTCCTGCTGTCCCGCAACGGCCGCCCGGGGCTCGACGCGATGGAATGCCGCGTCGTCGACCGGCTCGTCGGCGCCCCCGCCCGCCGGATCGCCGTCAAGGATGCGGTCGGCGAGATGGCCGCCGCCGGAGGCGCGCAGCTCGTCGCCGCGACGTGGGAGCTCGCCGACGGCACCGCCTCGACCGTGCTCGTCAATTCCTTCGGGGCCGGGGGGAACTTCCTTTCCGCCGTACTGGAGAAGCCGTGAGCGTCCGGCGCGCCGGCTCCCCTCCGCTGCGCGGATTCCGGCTGCGTCTCCCCGTGCGCTTCTCGGAATGCGACCTCTACGGCGTCGTCTGGCACGGCCGGTACGCCGTGTACCTGGAGGAGCTGCGCAACGCCGTCTGCGCCCGCTTCGACTGGAGCGTCCTGACGGCGCGCGAAGCGGGATACCTGATCCCGGTCACGAGAATGGAGATCGCCTATCACGCTCCGGCGCGGTTCGGGACGAAGCTCGCGATCACCGGACGCCTGCGTCCCCCCGAGGTCGCCCGCCTCGTGTTCGACTACGAGATTTGCGACGACGCGGGCGGGCGCCTCACGTCCGCGACGACCGAGCAGGTCGTCACGCGTCTCGACGGCGAGCTGCTGGTCTCTCTTCCCCGCCCGTTCCGCGACCTCGCCGCGGCGATCCTGGCCGGACAGGACGACGCCGCGGCGCGCGATTTTTGAGCAACCGGAGGAGGTCGCTCACGCGACGAGCTTCGATCTCCCTCTCGGTAGCCTTCTGAACTCCCTGACGAACGGACCGGCGACTCGTCGAATGTCGGGGAAATCGCTGCCGAAGTGGTCGGCGCCGACCGGTGCTTTTCGCGGCGCGACCGAGCCGCGCCGACTCGTCCCGCCGAAGCTCGAAGAGCGAAGGAGGAAGCCCGGGCGAAGGCGGGAGGGACCCGCAAGCCGTCACGCGCTCACGGTCCCCGGGCCCGCTCCCGCGACGGGGGCCTCGCGCGGGAGCGTGATCCGGACGTTCGTCCCGGCGCCTTCGCGCGAATCGATCACGAGTGTCCCGCCGTGCTCCTTCACGATCCGGCTCGCGACCATGAGGCCCAGGCCGGTGCCTCCCTTGCGCGTCGTGCGGAAGAGCGCGGGGATTTCCGCGAGAACCGCCGCGGGGATCCCTTCCCCCTCGTCGCGCACCCGCACGATCACGGTCCCGCCCTCCTCCTCGGCGCCTTCGAGGAGCACTCGCCGGCGCTCCGGGGGAACGCCGGCGCACGCTTCGATCCCGTTTCGCAGGACGTTCCAGAGGACCTGCCGCATCTTTCCCGCGTCCCACCGCACGGTGGCGTCGGCGACGGGCCCGAGCTCGACGGCGACGCCCTTCTGTCTCCCTTCCATCGACGCGAGGGCGCAGGCCTCCCGCAGAAACGCGGGCAGCGCGATCTCCTCGGCGTGGAGCGGCAGGGGCCGCGCGTACAGAAGGAAGTCGGAGACGAGCCGATCGAGCCGCCGCACCTCCGAGCGGGCGCCCGCGAACCGCTCTTCCTCGAACGGGAACCGTTCCTCGAGGTTCTGGAGCGTGAGTCCGAGGGAGTGAAGGGGGTTCCGGATCTCGTGCGCCAGGCCCGCCGCGACGGTACCGAGCTCGGAAAGGCGGCGATCCTCGAGCCGCGCCTCCTCCAGGCGCCGGTTGCGCTCGAGCAGACGCCAGACGAACACGTCGGTGGCGGCGAGCGCGGCGAGCGCCGCCAGCGCGGCGAATGCCGTCTTTCGCGCGAGGCCGGCGCGCAGCGTCTCGAGCCGCGAAGCGACCGCGTCCTTGGAGACGCCGACGTGGAGGAACCCGATGTTCTCGATCGGGACCGCGATGTCGTAGTCCCTCGACGTCTGCGTCGAGCGTCGGCCGGTCCCGTCGGGAAGGTCGAGCGCCGGCGTGGGAGGCTCGTCGACGAACGTCCGGCGTCCCTCGGCCCTTCCCTCGAAGAGCCGCCGGCCTTCGCGGTCGGTCACCGTGATGTATTCGACCGTCCGCTTCTCCTGGAGCACGGAATGGAGGTAGAGATCCGTCGCCCGGGTCGTCTCCGAAACGCGGAGCGGAGGGGCGTTTCCTTTCGCGAGCCGCCGGGCGATCGACTCGGCGTCGGCGCGCGATTCCGCGAGGACCGACTCGGTCAGCCGCGACGAGAGCGACCGGAAGATCAGGAGCGAGAAGAGCCCGACGACGAGGAGGAAGAGCGCCCCCGAAACGACGGCGACGGCGAGGAGACGTCGGGCGAACCCGCGTTGGGCGTTCACGCGGGAATCATAGAGGGTTGGCGCGAACGAGTCTCGTCACGGCCATCGGATTACCGGCGCACCGGATTCGAAGCTCTTCCCGGGGTCGGTCCATCGATGCCGGTTCGAGCCCGGACAATGCAAATCGAGGCGACCAGGGCAACCCGTGGATTCAGGGCTTCTCCCCGGGCCCTTCGCATCGCGGGGAAGCCTTCGCCGAAGGGTATCCAGCGCTGAGCGCGCCGATCGCCGCGAACGCCAGTGCGCGAGCCACCAAGGCGAAAGCTCCGCGATGCGGGAGCGAGCGCGTTGCGGGGTGACGGCGGCGCGGTCGTCCCCGCGGAAGCGGGGATTCGGCCTTTCCGAAAAGACCGGGCTTCCCGCTTCCGCGGGAATGACAAAGCCCGGGCGGCGATAAGAGCGCCCTCGTTCGACGAGCCGCGCAAGCCGCCACGCGCTCCGTCCCCCCGAGCCAGCTCCCGCGACGGGATGCCTCGCGTCGCCGGCTATGCGGTATTGCGTTTGCGCTCGCGGCGCAGATACCGGTAATCCCGAATCCCGAACTCCGCCATCTTCGCGATCAGTGAACCGCGCGAGATGTTCAGGAGCTCGGCGCCCTTGCTCTGGTTCCCTTCGACCTTCCTCATGACGCGGTCGATCACCTGCCGCTCGACTGACTCGACGATCTTCTTCAGGTCGTCGACTTCGTGCAACACGAGACCGGCCTCCGCTTCGCGGAACTTCGGGTCGAGCCGCTCGAGGACGATCGGATCGTGGGGACCCGAGATCGCCGCGAGCCGGATCACTTCGTTCTCGAGCTCGCGCGCGTTGCCCGGATACCGGTAGGTGAGGAGCGCGTTCAACGCGTCGGGCTCGATCGACCCCAGGCCGGCCGGGGCGTGCTGCCGCGCGAAATGCTCGAAGAGCGCCGGGATGTCCTCGCGAACCTCCGCGAGCGACGGAAGCCGGACGGTGAGCACGGCGAGGCGAAAGTAGAGGTCGCGGCGAAACCCGCCGCTCTCGACGGCCGGGAGGAGGTTGCTCGAGGTCGTCGCGATCCAGCGGATCCGTCCGCGCGTGCCCTCCTCCGAGGCGAGCGCCGTCATCGTGTCGAGGAGCCGCGACTGCGCGCCCTGCGGAAGGTAGCCGACCTCGTTGAGTACGAGCGTTCCGCCCGCGGCGTCTTCGATCCGGCCGCCGCGGCGCCGGTCTCCCCTCGCGGCCGCGGGTCGCCCGAAAATCTCCTCTTCGAGTCGGTTCATCGACGAGCAGTCGACGACGACGAAGGGGCCGGGAGCCGCGTCGCTCTGTCGGTGGATCGCCGCCGCGATCAGGTCCTTGCCCGTCCCCACCTCGCCGGAGATGAGCACCGGCGCCTTCGACCGGGCGATGCGCGGGAGATCGAGCATGAGCCGGCGCATCACGTCGGAGGCCGCGACGATCTCGACTTCCCGGGGAGGCTCGAGGGAAGGCGCGGGCGTCGGCGCCGGCTCCCCGGCGGGGACGCCGACCGAGGACCAGGCGAGATCGGCGAGCTGCGCGACTTCCTCGACGAACGCGGCGGCGCGCGGCGGTAGGCGGAGCGTCTCGCGCGCGGCGAGGACCACTTTCCGGTCCGCGCTCTTGCCGGGCGACGCAAAGACGGCGAGCGGGCCTCCCTCCTGGTCGATCCGCACGGGTCCCATCGCGCGCCGCAGGTCTTCGGCGATGCGGACGGGGAACTCGAACGCCTCCCGGAAAGTGGAGGCGAGGCGCCGGAAAGCGCCGTCCGGCTCGAGGATCCCGACGGCCCATTCCTCGGGGCCGAGCTCCTCGGAGAGAAATCTCGCGACCTCTCGGGCCGCGCTCTCGATGTCGGTCTCGCGCTTGAGCCGCCGGAAAATGTCGAGGCGCAGCCCGCGATATTCGGTCTCGGAGAAGCCCGCCGGCGCCGCGGTCGGCACCTGGGCGGTCTGCCGGGACGAAGCCGGCACGGCCTCGGATTCCGAAGCCGTCTCCGTTTCCGCGACGGGCGTGATCCTTCCGGCCGGGCGGCCGGCCAGGAGGGTGATCGCCGCCTCGCCGATCGTTATCCGGTCCCCGATGCCGAGCGGCCCGCCGAGCGTCTCCTTCCCGTTGACCAAGACCGGCTCGACGCCCCGGAAAACGTCCAAAAAGTAACCGCTGTCTTTTTCGACAATCCGCGCGTGCCGCCCGGAGACGCCGCGCGCCCGGACGACCACCTGGTTACCCGATGACGCGCCGATGGTCACCAGAGGACCCGTGACGCGCCGAACTTCCGCTTCGCCGGTCTTTTTGCGGACTTCCAAGCTCAACATTCTCGATCCTTCCCCTCACGCATAATCTGCAAGTCCACCGGTCGCGGACCCCGGGTCGGCATTGCCTTTGAGAGGACAAAGATAGGGCAGTGCGGCCAAAAACGCAAACGGGGGCGACGATTGCCCAAAGACTGGCCGGATACTTGGGGTTGTGCGCCCGACCGTCCGTGCTACTAGATATAGTGGAATTCGGCCGTGACCTCTGCTAATCTCC is a window from the Thermoanaerobaculia bacterium genome containing:
- a CDS encoding M1 family metallopeptidase → MRWRTAGLSVAAVAAAALARSAPLADPVASYRISCRYDETRKRIEGTELLTWKNAGPRAASTLRLHLYLNAFANNRSSYMKERRRMGDPARVAPGQWGSIAISRMTSAAGEDLLANLRFVAPDDGNADDRTVAEVDLPAPIASGETARFSIEFVSRLPRVLDRSGWAGDFVLAGQWFPKVGVWEARGWNCHQYHSFSEFFADFGDYDVTIDVPRRLKGKVGGTGRLLEEREAPGDRVLEHFRAESVHDFAWTADPRFDVETEPFHEAGLPDVAITLLSQPEHAALAPRYFAAAKKAISVFGKRYGPYPYGILTMVDPPANAREAWGMEYPTFIACGASAYTPKSAWQRYEALEPTVAHEYAHQYFYGMLASNEFEEAWLDEGFARYSEVRFMAETEGDAHPLVSLFGFPILLRSVALHPPLDTQLRTFDAVSRDPLTASWKFEGHASYGLVYGKTALALSTLERQVGRPVMDRLFRAYVDAYRFRHPTTEDFLGVVDRVAGAGWSSLLRRELFTSGTVDYAVASAESRPADPPAGWIETEGRSSEVVPAPARRPRRFETNVVVQRRGDVALPVEIRLEFEKGKAYETVWNGEARWIRLHVDSGPKLLRALVDPREKILLDADRNNNGWVVRGDAAAANLWTARAFFWTENLLDLFMELW
- a CDS encoding response regulator, which produces MKTILIADDLPAHLDLLEVILQRADCRLVRAEDGIAALRLAREEKPDLVYLDIEMPGMNGGEVCRLLKADPERRRVPVVLVSSHGRREFAMKCGADQFLGKPVDEPTLLGTLEAFLRLQARGEKRLSVEWPVTFWREGSSHSGRMLDVSRTGFFVECRRPQSIGSRLAIAFPLPEPDAGEERMFVGEAIVVRWEAAPRSGMGCRFFRTTLAGRTALERHLAAGE
- a CDS encoding dCMP deaminase family protein; this encodes MTTRVDWHTYFMNIARQAATRSTCPRKHVGAVIVRDKTILSTGYNGSLPGLPHCEDVGCMMEDGHCVATVHAEANAVLQAAKNGVAIAGGELYTTASPCWPCFKLLATSGIRRIYYGEFYRDQRSLEVAKQAGVELVSLETEPAA
- a CDS encoding beta-ketoacyl-[acyl-carrier-protein] synthase family protein produces the protein MSDRRVVVTGLGAVTSLGGSVASTWRGLLAGECGIRRLTLFDPAAYRTQTAAQIDEIADDFIDPSRRRRMSRADRIGIVAAREAIESSGLDLGREDPSRIGVILGGGVSGLMDSEANFERMLSGKIARPSRFLNHQPDAITDRLSEFFGLRGIKSTITTACSSSAVSMGYAFDAIRQGLADVVLTGGSDVLARLTYGGFNSLRSVDPDPCRPFDRNRKGLSIGEAAGILVFEEAGRARRRGAPILAEFRGYGATSDAYHMTAPEPSGRAGARTIAAALASARLNAEDVDYVNAHGTATPANDSAETNAMKAALGDRARTIPVSSTKSMIGHALCAAGGIEGVISVLALRDQVAPPTIHLEDPDPACDLDFVTEGARPVAIGAVLSSSFAFGGNSAVVAFSAFEPGRAA
- a CDS encoding beta-ketoacyl synthase N-terminal-like domain-containing protein gives rise to the protein MTAVVTGTGAVSALGRDTPTFLRRLRAGESAVRPMTDEERGAGQAGFVARIDAWTAQPEIAAMKARRLDRGSQYAVVASLEAARQSGFPLAERPDRAGIALGTGSAGSGALTEFIRVLLTESPEAAPPFHFPNTIANAPASQVSLELKFLGPNVTITQKDPSALNAAIYAAGCIEDGRAEAMIAGGVDEWNAWYSSAMDQMHALRGPRFPAGIAQGEGCFVLFLESEDVARARGARVLARFTGYAFAGSPCAPYAYAEDEGAAESAMRGALDRAGARAAAVDLVLLSRNGRPGLDAMECRVVDRLVGAPARRIAVKDAVGEMAAAGGAQLVAATWELADGTASTVLVNSFGAGGNFLSAVLEKP
- a CDS encoding thioesterase family protein; protein product: MSVRRAGSPPLRGFRLRLPVRFSECDLYGVVWHGRYAVYLEELRNAVCARFDWSVLTAREAGYLIPVTRMEIAYHAPARFGTKLAITGRLRPPEVARLVFDYEICDDAGGRLTSATTEQVVTRLDGELLVSLPRPFRDLAAAILAGQDDAAARDF
- a CDS encoding HAMP domain-containing sensor histidine kinase — protein: MNAQRGFARRLLAVAVVSGALFLLVVGLFSLLIFRSLSSRLTESVLAESRADAESIARRLAKGNAPPLRVSETTRATDLYLHSVLQEKRTVEYITVTDREGRRLFEGRAEGRRTFVDEPPTPALDLPDGTGRRSTQTSRDYDIAVPIENIGFLHVGVSKDAVASRLETLRAGLARKTAFAALAALAALAATDVFVWRLLERNRRLEEARLEDRRLSELGTVAAGLAHEIRNPLHSLGLTLQNLEERFPFEEERFAGARSEVRRLDRLVSDFLLYARPLPLHAEEIALPAFLREACALASMEGRQKGVAVELGPVADATVRWDAGKMRQVLWNVLRNGIEACAGVPPERRRVLLEGAEEEGGTVIVRVRDEGEGIPAAVLAEIPALFRTTRKGGTGLGLMVASRIVKEHGGTLVIDSREGAGTNVRITLPREAPVAGAGPGTVSA
- a CDS encoding sigma 54-interacting transcriptional regulator, which gives rise to MEVRKKTGEAEVRRVTGPLVTIGASSGNQVVVRARGVSGRHARIVEKDSGYFLDVFRGVEPVLVNGKETLGGPLGIGDRITIGEAAITLLAGRPAGRITPVAETETASESEAVPASSRQTAQVPTAAPAGFSETEYRGLRLDIFRRLKRETDIESAAREVARFLSEELGPEEWAVGILEPDGAFRRLASTFREAFEFPVRIAEDLRRAMGPVRIDQEGGPLAVFASPGKSADRKVVLAARETLRLPPRAAAFVEEVAQLADLAWSSVGVPAGEPAPTPAPSLEPPREVEIVAASDVMRRLMLDLPRIARSKAPVLISGEVGTGKDLIAAAIHRQSDAAPGPFVVVDCSSMNRLEEEIFGRPAAARGDRRRGGRIEDAAGGTLVLNEVGYLPQGAQSRLLDTMTALASEEGTRGRIRWIATTSSNLLPAVESGGFRRDLYFRLAVLTVRLPSLAEVREDIPALFEHFARQHAPAGLGSIEPDALNALLTYRYPGNARELENEVIRLAAISGPHDPIVLERLDPKFREAEAGLVLHEVDDLKKIVESVERQVIDRVMRKVEGNQSKGAELLNISRGSLIAKMAEFGIRDYRYLRRERKRNTA